One Saccharopolyspora erythraea NRRL 2338 genomic region harbors:
- a CDS encoding FAD-dependent oxidoreductase codes for MRHVLVVGNGPAAHRLVERLRERGFAGWITVLGAEPRPAYNRALLGSVLDGTVRAAELELPELNADVRLGVEATRIDRRMRRVHTSSGTEFSYDELVLATGARPSTPDVPGLRGRAVTTLRGPLDCARVARLRSHVVVLGGGVLGVETACSLLRRGVRTTLVHARPWLMERHLDAVAGRLLAERLEALGVRTVLGRAAAGFGDGGLVLDDGTHVSTGGVIVCTGIRPNIELAEPGGVAARRGILVDDRMRTSDPHVHAIGDCAEHDGVTAGRLGPAWDQAEALAGQLTGTDARYGGGASIVRLRTRHIDLAALNTAMPSDNTDVITLTDGDGARYARLAVRDDRVVEANIVGLPRAISNLTQLHRRDLPLPRERFHLLLGETPPSGAGPTEVPGNALVCRCNNVTRQTLLQACRRGARDVDSLARMTRVTTGCGACVDDVRRICAQEGVAPT; via the coding sequence ATGAGGCACGTGCTCGTCGTCGGCAACGGACCGGCGGCGCACCGGCTCGTCGAACGCCTGCGAGAGCGCGGGTTCGCGGGGTGGATCACAGTGCTGGGCGCCGAGCCCAGGCCCGCCTACAACCGGGCGCTGCTCGGCTCGGTCCTGGACGGAACTGTTCGGGCTGCCGAACTCGAGCTGCCTGAGCTGAACGCGGACGTACGCCTCGGGGTCGAGGCGACCCGCATCGATCGGCGGATGCGTCGGGTGCACACGTCGTCGGGCACCGAGTTCTCGTACGACGAGCTCGTGCTCGCCACCGGCGCCCGGCCGAGCACGCCGGACGTGCCCGGGCTGCGCGGGCGGGCGGTCACCACGTTGCGCGGTCCGCTGGACTGCGCGCGGGTCGCCCGGCTGCGTTCTCACGTGGTGGTGCTCGGCGGAGGAGTGCTGGGAGTCGAAACGGCGTGCTCGCTGCTCCGGCGGGGCGTGCGCACCACGCTCGTGCACGCGCGGCCGTGGTTGATGGAGCGGCATCTGGACGCGGTGGCCGGGCGTCTGCTGGCCGAGCGGCTCGAAGCGCTCGGCGTGCGGACGGTGCTCGGACGGGCCGCGGCCGGCTTCGGCGACGGTGGGCTCGTGCTCGACGACGGCACCCACGTCAGCACGGGAGGCGTCATCGTCTGCACCGGCATCCGTCCCAACATCGAGCTCGCCGAGCCTGGCGGCGTCGCGGCACGACGCGGAATACTCGTCGACGACCGGATGCGCACCAGCGACCCCCACGTCCACGCGATCGGCGACTGCGCCGAGCACGACGGCGTGACCGCCGGGCGGCTCGGACCGGCCTGGGACCAGGCCGAAGCGCTGGCCGGCCAGCTGACCGGTACCGACGCCCGCTACGGAGGCGGCGCGAGCATCGTGCGTCTTCGAACCAGGCACATCGATCTTGCCGCGCTCAACACGGCGATGCCGAGCGACAACACCGACGTGATCACCCTGACCGACGGGGACGGGGCGCGGTACGCCAGGCTCGCGGTGCGCGACGACCGCGTCGTCGAGGCGAACATCGTGGGCCTTCCCCGCGCGATCAGCAACCTCACCCAGCTCCACCGACGCGATCTTCCCCTGCCGCGTGAGCGATTCCACCTGCTCCTCGGAGAAACACCACCGAGCGGAGCCGGCCCGACCGAGGTCCCCGGTAACGCGCTTGTCTGCCGGTGCAACAACGTCACCAGGCAGACCCTGCTCCAGGCGTGTCGCCGAGGAGCACGGGACGTGGACTCCCTGGCCCGGATGACGCGGGTGACGACCGGGTGTGGTGCGTGCGTCGACGACGTTCGCCGGATCTGCGCGCAGGAGGGCGTTGCGCCCACCTGA